ATCCGCATACTGAGCGGGTTCAGCGTGACCTCGGGTAATTCGAACGGTACTGTGACCTTCGGTGCCCCTGACACTTTGAAGGGAGTCGCCGCAAGGCGGGGAGAGAGGTCGCTTAGCTTTGCGTGGTCGCCCACAGTTAGTACCCCTCGTCCGAGCCGGGCACCAGTGGCGAATACATCCAAGGTAGCCACGGAGTAAGGAAAGGAATGATCGTGCTCATCCAAAACGGCCATCATGCCTTCCAGGTCGTTCGCCTTGATCGACTTCTGATGAAAGTAGGTTGTCTCAATCTGCCGCAGCCGGATAGTGGCAGTGAGTATGAAGCCGAGCAGGCCCATGTCGCCGAACGTCGCCCAGAAGAGATCTTCGTTCTCGCTCCGGCTTGCGGTGACAACATCGCCATTCGCAAGCAAGACAGTCATCGAATCGACACAGTTGCTGAAGCAGCCTTGGGCATGGTGCGCCTTGCCATGGACATCGTTAGCAATGCAGCCGCCCACGGTGACGAACTTCGTTCCTGGAGTGATCATCGGAAACCAGCCTCTCGGAGCGAAAGTTTCGATAATGCTCTCAAGACTTGTTCCCGCTTCACAGGTAAGTATTCCAGTCAGGTCATCGAAACCAAGCAGGCGATTCATGGTCGTCGTTACAACCACTTGCCTGTCTGAGTTGATTGCGCAGTCCCCGTAGCTCCGCCCTAGTCCTCGGGCTACAGTTCCATTCCTATCGAGACAAGCCTCTACTTCCGAGCTGAACTGAGGCCTGGTAACAAAGCATTCAACTCTGCAGTTCGCTCCCCATCCTGCAAGCAAGGTCTTTTGGCCGGAAGTCTTCATTCGCCCTCACACCACTGTCAACCGGAAAGTTCTAAATCATTCTAAATTCCCGGTAGGGCTTAGCTCCGCCCCGCCCACCCTAGCGTTGCGAGGGTGGGGCACCCGGGCGGTATTGATCTCCACAGGGTGCGCTCTATGAACGATGGACGAAGGACCGAAACATCGTGAACACGGCTACGGGCATTACGCAGGATCTCGATGCGCTCGTCAAGCTCGTTACAAAATGGTTTCCAAATGGAGTTGGGGAAAAGCCTGTCGGGCACTGGCCGGTTGGGTAGAAACGGAAAGCCCCATTCTGCGGAATGGGGCTTTCCGTTCACTATGAACTATTACTACGTACTACGAACCTTGCTTCGGATTCATCTTGCGAGCGGTATTACGCAGGATCTCGATCTCTCTCTCACGGTAGGGATGACCGTCAGGGTAGAAAAGATCGTGGAACCAGACGGTAGGCTCACGCCCGACGTAAGGGACCTGCCAACTGTCCCACGGCAGATTGGTCTGCATCTTGCCCTGAACCAGGCCCCAGTTGATCATGCCAACGTGGTGTGCTGCCGCGATCGGCAGAATGGTGTCGATGGTGGAACCGGCACCGCGGGCCATGTACTCCGTGCAGAGAAGCGGCCGGTGCAGCTTCTCCAGGCCGGCCACTCGGCTCTCGAACTTTTCGGGCCAGGAATAATCATGGAACGAGATGATGTCGCTCTCTGTGAGCTGAATCTTCTCCGTAGCAGACCAGTTCGCCGAATCATCCCAGGAGTCGTGTGTCCACACACCGCTTGTCAGCGGTTGCTTGGGTCCCTGCGACCTTGCCCAGACAAAGACCTGCGGCAGAAGAGCGTTCATCAACTGCGTCTTGTCTTTGAGGTTGTTCGGGTATTTGCCTCCGCCCGAGTTGTCGGGCTCGTTCCAGACATCCCATGCAAGAATGCGATCGTCATTGGCAAAGGCGCCAACGATTCCCTTCACGTACGCTTCGAATCGGGGCTTATTCGCCGAATCAGCGAGAGCGATCCCAGGGCTCTGCACCCAGCCTGAGTTATGAATGCCGGGAATGGGGGGATGCTGCGGTCCCAGCTTCGGATCAGGATCCCAGCAGGAATCAAAAAGAACGAGTACCGGCTTGATGTGATGCCG
This genomic window from Terriglobus albidus contains:
- a CDS encoding FAD-binding oxidoreductase, producing the protein MKTSGQKTLLAGWGANCRVECFVTRPQFSSEVEACLDRNGTVARGLGRSYGDCAINSDRQVVVTTTMNRLLGFDDLTGILTCEAGTSLESIIETFAPRGWFPMITPGTKFVTVGGCIANDVHGKAHHAQGCFSNCVDSMTVLLANGDVVTASRSENEDLFWATFGDMGLLGFILTATIRLRQIETTYFHQKSIKANDLEGMMAVLDEHDHSFPYSVATLDVFATGARLGRGVLTVGDHAKLSDLSPRLAATPFKVSGAPKVTVPFELPEVTLNPLSMRIVNAAIQRIQASATPLGHYEAFFYPLDKVAEWNRGYGRRGFTQYQFVIPFENGLENMRKILTAILSSGELPFLNVLKRLGKESGGILSFPREGYTFAIDFPIRQNTPALLKRLDAMVIDAGGRIYLGKDSYTDAVAFRTMYPEVDAWLETKAKYDPSRVFTSNLGRRVGLS
- a CDS encoding cellulase family glycosylhydrolase, producing MILRNSLAAAVLALCFGSTSLHANSPRERWTEEQAWTYMRANPWPVGSNFLPVDAINELEMFQRETYNPAEIDKEFGWAESAGMNTMRIFLHDLLWQQDAAGFKQRLDNLLTIAARHHIKPVLVLFDSCWDPDPKLGPQHPPIPGIHNSGWVQSPGIALADSANKPRFEAYVKGIVGAFANDDRILAWDVWNEPDNSGGGKYPNNLKDKTQLMNALLPQVFVWARSQGPKQPLTSGVWTHDSWDDSANWSATEKIQLTESDIISFHDYSWPEKFESRVAGLEKLHRPLLCTEYMARGAGSTIDTILPIAAAHHVGMINWGLVQGKMQTNLPWDSWQVPYVGREPTVWFHDLFYPDGHPYREREIEILRNTARKMNPKQGS